The following DNA comes from Pontibacillus halophilus JSM 076056 = DSM 19796.
TTTGCTTTAATTCGAAAAAGAGGTGATTGCAGATGAGCAAGTCGAAAACGTTAACCAGTTTTGCCGTTGCATCAATGGCAGCAACAGCCCTAATCCCAACAGCCGCTCCACAACAAGTTGAAGCCGTTGCGGATACGTATCCGGAGAAGGAATTGGATAAGAGTAAAGCCGAGAAGGAAAAACTCCAAGTTCAATCTGTGAACACAGTAGAGAATGGTATTGAACTTAGCCTAAACGACGATTATCAAGCCTTTATTCGATTGAAAGCTGAGGACTTAGCGAAAGTGACCCTTCTTAAACAAGGGGAGAAAGAAGAAGACACAATCGCTGTTGACAACAAAGAATGGGACACGCCTTCCTTTGAAGTGGAAGAAGATGAAGAAACGATTACACTAAAGACATCTGAAATTACGGTCAAGATACATAAGGAGCCGTTTGGCGTCAAATTCCTAGACAAAGAAGGCAATGTCATTAATGAAGACAATGAACAATATGGCATGGGGTATGAAGAAGGCAAACCTTACGTGTTTAGAAACACGACCGAACAGGAAGCCTTCTATGGATTTGGTGAGCAGACAGGCGGTTTGAACAAGCGCGGCGAAAGCATTGGCATGTGGAACAACGATGCTTATGACTATAGTAAAGATACGAAATATTTATATACAACCGTGCCTTTCTTCATTGGACTGAAAGAAGAGAAAGCTTACGGAATCTTCTTTGATAATAGTCACCGCTCTTACTATGAGATGGCGAGTGAGAGTGACGATTACTACTACTTTTATGCGAATGATGGTCAGCTAACCTATTACTTTGCTTATGGACCAGAGGTAGAAGATGTAGTGGAGCGTTACACGGAGTTAACGGGAACGGTTCAGCGCCCTCCTAAATGGTCACTTGGTCTTCACCAAAGTAAGTGGGGCTATAAGACAGCAGATGAGATTAAAGGCATTGTAGATACATATCGAGAGAAGGACATCCCTCTTGACGCTGTTCATTTAGATATCGACCATATGAACGGATTCCGTAATTTCACTTGGGGTGAGGACTTCACTAAAGACCCTGCTCAATTTAATGAGTACCTTGATGAGCAAGGCGTTCAATCCGTAGCAGTAAGTGACCCTGGAATTAAGAAAGACCCAGGCTATCATATGTATGACGAAGGTACCGAGAAGGAGTATTGGGCAACAAATCCTGATGGCAGTCCTTATGTAGGAGAAGTGTGGCCAGGAGATTCAGTCTTCCCTGACTTTGCACGTGAAGAAGTTCGCGATTGGTGGGCAGACAGCCACGATGTATTAATGGATGCAGGCGTTGATGGCGTATGGAATGACATGAACGAGCCAGCTGTATTCGATACTCCTACGAAAACCCAGCCATTGGATGTTCAATATGGGGACATGGACCATTCTGAATTTCATAATATGTTCGCTCATTACGAAGCGATCGCAACGGACAAAGCATTTGATGTCAACCAACCGAACAAGCGTCCATTTGTATTAACACGTGATATGTATGCTGGTTCTCAGAAGTATGCAACACTTTGGACGGGTGACAATGCGAGTACATGGGAAGCGCTGCAAATGACTACGCCAATGAATAACAACGTTGGTCTATCCGGTATTTCATTCGTAGGTAACGATATCGGCGGCTTTGCCAAGCGACCTTCCGGTGAATTATTTGCGCGTTGGATCCAAATGGGCGTCTTCAATCCGTTCGCTCGTATTCACGCAGATAATGGAAGTACAGTCGCTTTCGATACAGAAGCTAAAGACATTCCTGGACAAGAACCATGGCAATATGGCCAAGATGTAGAGGACATTAGCAAGAAATACATTGAGATGCGCTATAAGCTTATGCCTTACTTATACAACGCGTTTATTCAAGCTAGTAAAGATGGTACACCGGTGCAGCAGCCTCTTGTGTATCAGTTCCAAGAAGACGAGAAGACACACAACTTGGACCAACAGTTTATGTTTGGGGATTCCATGATGGTGGCGCCAATCGTTGAGGAAGGTGCTAACTCTAAAGAAGTCTACTTGCCAGAAGGTCAGCAATGGATTGATTATTGGACCGGGGAAGTACATGATGGTGGACAGACAATTACGAAGGAAGCTGATTTAAGTACCTTACCTCTATATGTGAAACAAGATTCCATTGTGCCTCATCGAAATGTGCAGCAGTATACAGGAGAGAAGCAGCTTCAGAACCTTCTACTCGACGCACACGTGAAGAATGAATCCACGTATACCTTTATTGAAGATGATGGTTCAACTGAAGATTATAAGGATGGCGAGTATAACGAAACGACCTTCCATATTGAGAAGAAGAACGACTTCATGTACCGATTTAAACAAGAAAAACACGTAACGGATTATGACTCAGAACTAGAATCTTATACCCTAAAGCTCCATGATGTAGAAGCTCCAAAATTCGTTCGTGCAGGCGGAGCCTTATATAAAGAGGTCACTAGCGTCGAAGAAGTGAAAGCACAACAAGAGAGTTACTATTACGACGAAGAAGCAAAGACCCTTTATACAACAATCCCCGCTGACGAACAACATCACGTAACCATGTTCGTTGATGGGAAAGAGAACTTGAAAAAACGCATCCAAAAGAAGATTGAGAAGTTTGAACAACTGAAAGACCAGAACTCAACTTCCCTCTCTAGTTGGAATCAAGAAACAAGCTTCTCGTTCGCTCAGCACGTTAGACAGAAAGTTAAAGAGCGATTCCGCTCAGTTGGTGTGCGTGACGAGCACGACTTGGCACGCGATATTGAAGAACTCATGGAAGATTAGCAGAACGGCCCGCTTTCTCACGTAGAAGCGGGCTTTCCTTTAAGCTCTACTTTGACTTCCCCTTCTCTATCCCTTATGTTAAACGTATACTGTACGATTCTTCCTTATAGAGGTGACCAATAATGAAACCAACTGTTCTAATTACAGGTGCATCTAGCGGACTCGGCTACGAATTTGCTAAGCTATTTGGGTTAAACGGCTACGATCTTGTCGTAGTGGCTCGTAACGAACAGAAACTAGAAGAACTAAAGGCATCCCTTCCGCATGTGACGGTAACGGTCTTACCGAAAGACTTATCTCTTCCCCATGCGGCAGAAGAGATTTACCGCACGCTTGTCGACAAAGACATCGAGATTCATTACCTTGTGAATAATGCTGGCTTTGGCTTGAATGGAGAGTTTGAGAAGCTTTCCCTTAGACAGCAGCAAGAGATGATCCAGGTCAATATCACAGCACTAACCGATTTGACCTATTGGTTCTTGCCTGACATGAAGAAACACGCCAACAATGGCCTTGATACAGGAATCTTAAATGTGGCAAGCACAGCCGCATTCCTACCTGGTCCACATATGGCTGTCTACTATGCGTCTAAGGCGTACGTATTGTCCTTCTCAGAAGGATTAAATGGTGAACTAGGTCGTACAAATGTGCATGTCTCAACGCTATGCCCAGGCCCTACGTCGACAAACTTCTTTACGGCTGCCAAGGCAGACAATATGAAGATTGCCGAAAGCAGTGCCATGACTGCACAGAAAGTAGCTAAGATTGGCTTTGAAGGATTCCAGAAGAAGCAATCCGTTATCATTCCTGGCGCATCTAATAAAGCGAGCGCTTATGCAGCGAAGTTCATTCCACGAAAGCTAGCGGCCACGTTCGCTAAGAAATTCAACGGTGCCTAACCCGCGGGGGTGGCACCGTTTTTTTAATGGGTGACGCTATTCATCCTCATCCTGCTTTGGAAATTCTGTTGGAGGTTTTTCTTTTTCAGGGTTGTTAATTATTCCTGCTAAGATGAGGATCGATAAGATCGCTTCCGTGTAGCCATCGAACTGCTCGACCATGTTAATGACCCCTAGGTCTTTCAACAGCATACTCACTAAAGCCATGATCGATACCCAGAGCGTATAACTTCTCCATCTATTCGTCATCCCTCTCCCTCCTCACATTCCTATTAAAAGGAGACTTTCATCCCCTTTGTTCCCATGCTATGTCGCATGGGAGGATTCTGCTTGTACAGGTGCACAGTTCGACGAAATCTCCCCTGTCTATCCTCCGCGGAATGGATTCCATGTTGACAGGACTAGGAGAACGTGTACAATAAAATTTATAGAATTATTTGAAAATTTTACCCTTTAAAGGAAGCGGGTGATTCTTTCACACCATTGTCGTAGTATTGGAAGTTACATACCGTACTAGAAAACTAGAAGTAAAGAGGTGACGTCATGCCACATTCATCGACTCCGCTTCTGGAGGTCAAAGATTTATCCACCTCGTTTTTCACAGACGAAGGTCGAGTTCCTGCTGTGGACCATGTTAATTTCACGATTCATGAAGGTGAAATTCTTGGCGTGGTCGGCGAGTCCGGGTGCGGGAAGAGCGTAACCTCCCTATCCATCATGGGTCTCATCCCTTCTCCACCAGGAAAAATCGAAAACGGTGAAATTCTATTTCAAGGCAAAGATTTAGTAAAGACAAAGGAAAAAGATATGCGTTCCCTTCGCGGGAATGATATCGCTATGATCTTCCAAGAACCAATGACCTCTTTGAATCCTCTCTTCACCATTGGAAATCAGCTTGTAGAAGCCATTAAGACACATAACAAATGGAGCACGAAGAAAGCGAAAGAGCGCGCCATTGAAATGCTACAGCTCGTCGGACTACCTCGCGCGAAAGAGTTATTAAATGAATACCCTCACCAACTATCAGGCGGAATGCGTCAGCGTGTCATGATTGCCATGGCTATGATTTGCGACCCAAAGCTACTCATTGCTGATGAGCCAACAACTGCCTTAGATGTCACCATCCAGAAGCAAATCCTTAAATTGATGAAATCACTGAACGACAAATTGAAAACATCCATTATGCTCGTCACCCATGACCTTGGAGTTGTCGCCGAAGTGTGCGATCGCTTGATTGTCATGTATGCCGGCAAAGTTGTGGAACAAGGAACGGTTGAGACGATATTCGCCAACCCACAACACCCATACACACAAGGTCTGCTCGCCTCAGTTCCTGACATTCGGAATAAGCAGGACCGTCTGTACTCAATTCCAGGTCAAGTACCTAAGCCTGGTTCTATAGAAGTTGGCTGTCGTTTTGCTCCTCGTTGCCAACATGCATTTGATGCATGTACAGCGAGCACCCCGCCCCTATACGTTACAGAAGAAGAGCACCACGTCCGCTGCTTCTTGTATGAGAAAGAAGGTGAACCGCTCGATGACCGAGTCACTACTAAGAGTTAATGGACTAAAGAAGTACTTTCCGATTACAGGTGGCGTATTAAATCGAAAGAAGGGCGATGTGAAAGCGGTCGACGACGTTTCGTTCACTGTCTATAAGGGCGAAACGCTTGGACTTGTTGGGGAAAGCGGATGTGGGAAATCAACCACAGGACGCGTCCTCCTTCAGCTCCTCCAAGCAACAGAAGGGGAAATCCTGTTCGAAGACCAAGATGTGACGAAGCTTTCTTCTAAAGAGTTAAAGCAGCTCCGTAAAGAAATGCAGCTTGTCTTTCAAGACCCATACGCCTCCCTCAATCCACGTCATACAGTTGAGAAGATTCTTGAAGAGCCGTTAAAAGTCCACGGCATAAAGGATAAAAAAGAACGAAAGCAGCGTGTGCACGATATGCTTGAAACGGTTGGCTTAAGTTCTTATCACGCCAAGCGGTATCCCCACCAGTTCAGCGGTGGACAGCGTCAACGAATTGGCATCGCCAGAGCCTTAATGACTCATCCAAAGCTCATCATTGCGGATGAACCCGTTTCAGCTCTTGATGTATCCATACAAGCACAAGTACTTAACTTGTTGAAAGACCTGCAGAAAGATTTTCACCTAACGTACTTATTTATTGCTCATGACCTAGGGGTTGTTAGACATATCAGTGACCGAGTAGGCGTAATGTATTTGGGGAGGCTTGTAGAGCTTACTGAAAGTGAAACACTCTATGCTCGCCCGCTCCACCCTTACACACAATCACTGCTTGCTTCAGTTCCAATCCCTGACCCTACTTATCTAAGTGAAGAAGCAGAAGAGCTTACCGGAGAGATGCCATCACCAGCTAACCCACCATCCGGATGTGCCTTCCACACGAGATGCCATGCTTGCATGGATATTTGCAAAACCGAACGACCAGTCTTTCGGGAAGTTGAACAAGGTCATTACGTCGCTTGCCATCTCTATAACGATCAGCAGGCGCTTGATGAAATAAATTCTTAGGGGGAATTCATACATGAAGAAACGTTCATGGCTATTTGCACTTGTCAGTATCCTGATGTTATCCATTTTCCTAGTCGCATGTAACAACGGCGACGAAGACGAAGCATCAAATGAAGCCGATGACACAGAAGAAACCAACACGGAAGAAACGACAGACACAGAAGAAGCTTCAAGCGGCGAAAGCCAAGACACACTAGTCTACGCACGAGGCGGGGACTCTACTTCTCTTGACCCTATTACAACAACTGAAGGAGAAGCATTCCGTGTTACGGAGAATATCTTTGAAACGCTTGTAAACTATGAAGAAGATAGCACTGAGCTTACACAAGGCCTCGCCAACGATTGGCAGATTTCAGAAGATGGCCTTACGTACACGTTCACATTAGAGGAAGGCGTGAAATTCCATGACGGTACAGATTTCAACGCTGAAGCGGTTGTATTTAACTTCGAGCGTTGGATGAATGGAAATGACGAACAATTCCCTTACTACACGATGTTTGGTGGATTCAAGGGCGATGAAGGCCATGTCATCGAATCCGTTACGGCAGTTGACGAAACAACCGTTGAATTTAAACTAAAACGTCCACAAGCGCCATTCATTAAGAACTTAGCGATGTCTCCATTCGGTATCGCTAGTCCAACCGCTGTTGAAGAGTCTGGTGATTCATTTAAAGAAAATCCGGTTGGAACAGGTCCATTTAAGTTCGTCGAATGGAAACGTGAAGAGAAAATTACACTTGAGAAGAACGAAGAGTACTGGAAAGAAGGAGTACCAAAGCTTAACAGAGTCATCTACACCGTTATCCCAGAAAACTCCGCTCGTCTAAACGCGTTGAAGACAGGTGAAGTTGACCTAATCGATGGCGTGAACCCTTCTGATGTAGAAGGCATCAAGGGCGATGACAGCCTACAAATTCTAGAGCGTCCATCCATGAACGTTGGGTACTTAGGATTCACAATGAACCGCGACACACCACTTGCCGATCAGAAAGTACGTCAGGCACTAAGCCACGCCGTACCTAAAGACCAGCTTATTGAAGCCTTCTATGCAGGTCTTGCTGAGCCAGCATCAACGGTTATCCCTCCTAGCATTGAAGGGTATAACGACGAATTAAATGGCTATGAGTATGACATTGAGAAAGCGAAGTCTCTTCTTGAAGAAGCTGGATATGCAGATGGATTCGAATTTGAACTATGGTATATGCCAATTGCACGCCCTTACATCCCTGAAGGCCAGAAGATTGCTGAAGTTCTTCAACAATCCTTCGCTGAAGTGGGTGTGACAGCTAACCTTCAAACGGCTGACTGGTCCACTTATCTTGAGAAAGCACGTGCCGGTGATTTCGATGCATTCCTTCTTGGCTGGACTGGAGACAACGGAGATCCAGACAACTTTATCTACACGCTTCTTGATAAAGATAGCATCGGAAGTAACAACTACACGTACTACTCCAATGACGAGCTTCACGACGTTCTAATTGAAGCCCAGACCATTACGGACCAAGAGCAACGTAACGAACTTTATAAACAAGCACAAGAAATCATTCAAGATGACGCACCTTGGGTTCCACTTGTACACTCAACTCCTGTCGTTGCTGCTAAAGCAAATCTATCAGGCTATGTTCCACATCCAACTGGTTCTGAGCCTGTCACAAACGTCGAGTTTAAGTAAACCTAGTGGGAGTAAACCCTTTCCGTCCTGGTGCGGAGAGGGTTTCTCTACGATTTAGGAGGTGGGCATATGGCAGCTTATACAATCCGCCGTCTGTTGTTATTAATCCCCGTACTATTCGGAATGAGTTTGTTGGTCTTTTCTATTATTTATCTAATCCCCGGCAACCCTGCACAAGTCGTTCTTGGTCAACGCGCGACTGCTGAAGCGATTGCTGAGGTTGAGAAACAGCTAGGCCTTGACCAGCCTTGGTATATCCAATACTTCGATTATGTGGGTGGCCTGCTGACAGGTGATTTAGGTACTTCTATTAAGACGAAGACAGCTATCGCAAATGAAATTTGGCCCTACCTAGCGGCTACGATTGAACTCACGTTAATTGCCATGGTTATTGCCATCGTTGTAGGCGTAAATGCCGGCATTATTAGTGCTTGGTTCCAGAATTCCTGGTTTGATTACGTTGCTATGGTATTCGCCCTCATTGGGGTTTCCATGCCAATCTTCTGGCTTGGGTTGATGGAACAATATATCTTCTCTGTTGAATTACAATGGCTACCGTCTACAGGACGGGTCGATGCTTCAACTGTTGTAGATTCAGTAACAGGCTTATACTTAATTGACACCATGATTCATGGAGAATGGGAGCAGTTTGTAAATGTCATTCGACACCTGATTCTCCCAGGAATTGCACTCGCAACCATTCCAATGGCCATCATCGCCCGGATTACGCGCTCGAGCATGCTCGAGGTCATGAAGTCCGATTTCATCCGCACCGCTCGTGCGAAAGGATTGAACAGCTTCTTCGTAGTGTACAAGCACTCATTGAAAAATGCTGTCATCCCGGTTCTCACCGTCATTGGATTACAAGCAGGACTGTTACTTGGTGGTGCCATCCTAACAGAAACCATCTTCGGCTGGCCTGGCATTGGTCGCTACATATACGACGCCATTTCTTTCCGGGATTATCCGGTCATTCAGTCTGGCATCCTTGTCGTA
Coding sequences within:
- a CDS encoding glycoside hydrolase family 31 protein, with the protein product MSKSKTLTSFAVASMAATALIPTAAPQQVEAVADTYPEKELDKSKAEKEKLQVQSVNTVENGIELSLNDDYQAFIRLKAEDLAKVTLLKQGEKEEDTIAVDNKEWDTPSFEVEEDEETITLKTSEITVKIHKEPFGVKFLDKEGNVINEDNEQYGMGYEEGKPYVFRNTTEQEAFYGFGEQTGGLNKRGESIGMWNNDAYDYSKDTKYLYTTVPFFIGLKEEKAYGIFFDNSHRSYYEMASESDDYYYFYANDGQLTYYFAYGPEVEDVVERYTELTGTVQRPPKWSLGLHQSKWGYKTADEIKGIVDTYREKDIPLDAVHLDIDHMNGFRNFTWGEDFTKDPAQFNEYLDEQGVQSVAVSDPGIKKDPGYHMYDEGTEKEYWATNPDGSPYVGEVWPGDSVFPDFAREEVRDWWADSHDVLMDAGVDGVWNDMNEPAVFDTPTKTQPLDVQYGDMDHSEFHNMFAHYEAIATDKAFDVNQPNKRPFVLTRDMYAGSQKYATLWTGDNASTWEALQMTTPMNNNVGLSGISFVGNDIGGFAKRPSGELFARWIQMGVFNPFARIHADNGSTVAFDTEAKDIPGQEPWQYGQDVEDISKKYIEMRYKLMPYLYNAFIQASKDGTPVQQPLVYQFQEDEKTHNLDQQFMFGDSMMVAPIVEEGANSKEVYLPEGQQWIDYWTGEVHDGGQTITKEADLSTLPLYVKQDSIVPHRNVQQYTGEKQLQNLLLDAHVKNESTYTFIEDDGSTEDYKDGEYNETTFHIEKKNDFMYRFKQEKHVTDYDSELESYTLKLHDVEAPKFVRAGGALYKEVTSVEEVKAQQESYYYDEEAKTLYTTIPADEQHHVTMFVDGKENLKKRIQKKIEKFEQLKDQNSTSLSSWNQETSFSFAQHVRQKVKERFRSVGVRDEHDLARDIEELMED
- a CDS encoding SDR family NAD(P)-dependent oxidoreductase, coding for MKPTVLITGASSGLGYEFAKLFGLNGYDLVVVARNEQKLEELKASLPHVTVTVLPKDLSLPHAAEEIYRTLVDKDIEIHYLVNNAGFGLNGEFEKLSLRQQQEMIQVNITALTDLTYWFLPDMKKHANNGLDTGILNVASTAAFLPGPHMAVYYASKAYVLSFSEGLNGELGRTNVHVSTLCPGPTSTNFFTAAKADNMKIAESSAMTAQKVAKIGFEGFQKKQSVIIPGASNKASAYAAKFIPRKLAATFAKKFNGA
- a CDS encoding ABC transporter ATP-binding protein codes for the protein MPHSSTPLLEVKDLSTSFFTDEGRVPAVDHVNFTIHEGEILGVVGESGCGKSVTSLSIMGLIPSPPGKIENGEILFQGKDLVKTKEKDMRSLRGNDIAMIFQEPMTSLNPLFTIGNQLVEAIKTHNKWSTKKAKERAIEMLQLVGLPRAKELLNEYPHQLSGGMRQRVMIAMAMICDPKLLIADEPTTALDVTIQKQILKLMKSLNDKLKTSIMLVTHDLGVVAEVCDRLIVMYAGKVVEQGTVETIFANPQHPYTQGLLASVPDIRNKQDRLYSIPGQVPKPGSIEVGCRFAPRCQHAFDACTASTPPLYVTEEEHHVRCFLYEKEGEPLDDRVTTKS
- a CDS encoding ABC transporter ATP-binding protein gives rise to the protein MTESLLRVNGLKKYFPITGGVLNRKKGDVKAVDDVSFTVYKGETLGLVGESGCGKSTTGRVLLQLLQATEGEILFEDQDVTKLSSKELKQLRKEMQLVFQDPYASLNPRHTVEKILEEPLKVHGIKDKKERKQRVHDMLETVGLSSYHAKRYPHQFSGGQRQRIGIARALMTHPKLIIADEPVSALDVSIQAQVLNLLKDLQKDFHLTYLFIAHDLGVVRHISDRVGVMYLGRLVELTESETLYARPLHPYTQSLLASVPIPDPTYLSEEAEELTGEMPSPANPPSGCAFHTRCHACMDICKTERPVFREVEQGHYVACHLYNDQQALDEINS
- a CDS encoding ABC transporter substrate-binding protein translates to MKKRSWLFALVSILMLSIFLVACNNGDEDEASNEADDTEETNTEETTDTEEASSGESQDTLVYARGGDSTSLDPITTTEGEAFRVTENIFETLVNYEEDSTELTQGLANDWQISEDGLTYTFTLEEGVKFHDGTDFNAEAVVFNFERWMNGNDEQFPYYTMFGGFKGDEGHVIESVTAVDETTVEFKLKRPQAPFIKNLAMSPFGIASPTAVEESGDSFKENPVGTGPFKFVEWKREEKITLEKNEEYWKEGVPKLNRVIYTVIPENSARLNALKTGEVDLIDGVNPSDVEGIKGDDSLQILERPSMNVGYLGFTMNRDTPLADQKVRQALSHAVPKDQLIEAFYAGLAEPASTVIPPSIEGYNDELNGYEYDIEKAKSLLEEAGYADGFEFELWYMPIARPYIPEGQKIAEVLQQSFAEVGVTANLQTADWSTYLEKARAGDFDAFLLGWTGDNGDPDNFIYTLLDKDSIGSNNYTYYSNDELHDVLIEAQTITDQEQRNELYKQAQEIIQDDAPWVPLVHSTPVVAAKANLSGYVPHPTGSEPVTNVEFK
- a CDS encoding ABC transporter permease is translated as MAAYTIRRLLLLIPVLFGMSLLVFSIIYLIPGNPAQVVLGQRATAEAIAEVEKQLGLDQPWYIQYFDYVGGLLTGDLGTSIKTKTAIANEIWPYLAATIELTLIAMVIAIVVGVNAGIISAWFQNSWFDYVAMVFALIGVSMPIFWLGLMEQYIFSVELQWLPSTGRVDASTVVDSVTGLYLIDTMIHGEWEQFVNVIRHLILPGIALATIPMAIIARITRSSMLEVMKSDFIRTARAKGLNSFFVVYKHSLKNAVIPVLTVIGLQAGLLLGGAILTETIFGWPGIGRYIYDAISFRDYPVIQSGILVVATIFVVINLVVDLLYAAVDPRIKYD